Proteins encoded together in one Gigantopelta aegis isolate Gae_Host chromosome 8, Gae_host_genome, whole genome shotgun sequence window:
- the LOC121379953 gene encoding uncharacterized protein LOC121379953: MMTRGHVCRVCKHVIAFFKTIVKLIMPPAKQTSTKTIPTSKSAKSMMDTWTTPSVTVVSSYSSQLDSKVETDGDFNMLPAISMKLSNTPVISASTVTVHSNIPRFLISKASPELLKRSVHSATSKASHGLLKRSVYSDTPEAAHGQLKWSVYSDTPEAAHGLVKRFVHSDTPEASHGQLKRFVHSDTPEASHGQLKRCVHSDTPEASHGQLKRSVHSDTPEASHGQLKRSVHSDTPEASHGQLKRSAHSDTSEASHGQLKRSAQSDTSEASHGQLKRSVHSDTPEASHGQLKRSVHSDTSEASHGQLKRSVHSDTSEASHGQLKRSVHSATPKASHGQLKRSVHSDTPKASHGQRKRSVYSYTSETSHGQLKRSVHSGILEALEELLNRSMYSDTPKASPELLKRSVYSDTPKASPELPKRSVYSDTPKASPELLKRFVYSDTPKASPELPKRSVYSDTPKASPELPKRSVYSDTPKASPEPLKRSVHSDTPKASPELLKRSVHSDTPKASPELLKRSVHSDTPKASPELLKRYVHSDTPNASLELLKRSVYSDTSCNRKASTWSGRDSKTVYSLYTGASKTELLTDKMSIVPKVECKKIPSSKYTRNFSGAARALQLVSQTVSSRILTSSSHKHLPDTEVLASSLQSISKADSSGILTSSRHQHVYNAEAYTSNWRSFPQADSTGILTSSRHQHLSNAEASIWRQILPVVHKIDIPTKTSISPKYKSSFSAETGASSTKVSSSKLAFSRTDTDTKNACMLCAQPGVSSGKSSSPKSGSKSSFSTYVEHGVSSTKNPNVWSNSISALSSVSQLFSHKRVSCAEPASAPAERKSVLTSSKILLLESDCNNSSSSESANSSSSRLSPLSFYDFPSSSSLEDSDEEITLCPEVHEAASESREIKSMLPLIKEELNSKIQLKRLSEGKEEIQVDFSPSHFEMTYSELRKRERKREQNRKSADKSRNKQRRYEHTVQQRFHQSNLEHSVLQHHRDLLLCEKQNLSSRLLSHLQDECTSATRDDDLKRAIKLTVRPLLNKIATTTTTTK, encoded by the exons ATGATGACACGTGGACATGTCTGCAGGGTTTGTAAACACGTTATAGCGTTTTTCAAG ACTATAGTAAAACTGATTATGCCTCCTGCGAAGCAAACATCTACTAAAACTATTCCAACTTCCAAATCTGCCAAGAGCATGATGGATACTTGGACAACGCCTTCGGTGACTGTGGTATCATCATACTCTTCACAGCTGGACTCTAAGGTTGAAACTGATGGTGACTTTAATATGCTACCAGCAATCAGTATGAAGCTGTCCAACACACCTGTAATATCCGCCTCCACAGTGACTGTACACAGCAACATTCCACGGTTTTTAATATCAAAAGCCTCACCAGAACTACTAAAGAGGTCTGTGCATTCAGCTACATCAAAAGCTTCACACGGATTACTAAAGAGGTCTGTGTATTCAGATACACCAGAAGCTGCACATGGACAACTAAAGTGGTCTGTGTATTCAGATACACCTGAAGCTGCACACGGATTAGTAAAGAGGTTTGTGCATTCAGATACACCAGAAGCTTCACATGGACAACTAAAGAGGTTTGTGCATTCAGATACACCAGAAGCTTCACATGGACAACTAAAGAGGTGTGTGCATTCAGATACACCAGAAGCTTCACATGGACAACTAAAGAGGTCTGTGCATTCAGATACACCAGAAGCTTCACATGGACAACTAAAGAGGTCTGTGCATTCAGATACACCAGAAGCTTCACATGGACAACTAAAGAGGTCTGCGCATTCAGATACATCAGAAGCTTCACATGGACAACTAAAGAGGTCTGCGCAGTCAGATACATCAGAAGCTTCACATGGACAACTAAAGAGGTCTGTGCATTCAGATACACCAGAAGCTTCACATGGACAACTAAAGAGGTCTGTGCATTCAGATACATCAGAAGCTTCACATGGACAACTAAAGAGGTCTGTGCATTCAGATACATCAGAAGCTTCACATGGACAACTAAAGAGGTCTGTGCATTCAGCTACACCAAAAGCTTCACATGGACAACTAAAGAGGTCTGTGCATTCAGATACACCAAAAGCTTCACATGGACAACGAAAGAGGTCTGTGTATTCATATACATCAGAAACGTCACATGGACAACTAAAGAGGTCTGTGCATTCAGGTATATTAGAAGCTTTGGAAGAACTACTAAATAGGTCTATGTATTCAGATACACCAAAAGCCTCACCAGAACTACTAAAGAGGTCTGTGTATTCAGATACACCAAAAGCCTCACCAGAACTACCAAAGAGGTCTGTGTATTCAGATACACCAAAAGCCTCACCAGAACTACTAAAGAGGTTTGTGTATTCAGATACACCAAAAGCCTCACCAGAACTACCAAAGAGGTCTGTGTATTCAGATACACCAAAAGCCTCACCAGAACTACCAAAGAGGTCTGTGTATTCAGATACACCAAAAGCCTCACCAGAACCACTAAAGAGGTCTGTGCATTCAGATACACCAAAAGCCTCACCAGAACTACTAAAGAGGTCTGTGCATTCAGATACACCAAAAGCCTCACCAGAACTACTAAAGAGGTCTGTGCATTCAGATACACCAAAAGCCTCACCAGAACTACTAAAGAGGTATGTGCATTCAGATACACCAAATGCCTCACTAGAACTACTAAAGAGGTCTGTGTATTCAGATACATCTTGTAATAGGAAGGCGAGCACTTGGTCAGGAAGAGATTCCAAGACAGTTTATTCACTTTACACAGGTGCATCTAAAACAGAACTGTTAACTGACAAGATGTCAATAGTACCAAAAGTGGAATGCAAGAAAATCCCTTCTTCGAAATATACACGTAATTTTAGTGGAGCTGCACGAGCTTTGCAGTTAGTTTCTCAAACAGTTTCCTCAAGAATTTTGACATCATCGAGTCATAAACATTTGCCTGATACAGAAGTACTTGCATCTTCTTTGCAGTCAATTTCAAAAGCAGATTCATCGGGGATTTTGACATCGTCGAGGCATCAACATGTGTATAATGCAGAAGCATACACATCGAATTGGCGGTCATTTCCACAAGCAGATTCAACAGGAATTTTGACATCGTCGAGGCATCAACATTTGTCTAATGCAGAAGCATCTATCTGGAGGCAAATTTTACCAGTCGTTCACAAAATAGATATACCGACAAAGACTTCCATTTCACCGAAATATAAAAGTTCCTTTTCTGCAGAAACAGGTGCGTCATCGACCAAGGTTTCAAGTTCTAAACTAGCTTTTTCAAGAACTGATACTGATACTAAGAATGCATGTATGCTTTGTGCACAACCAGGTGTGTCATCTGGCAAGTCTTCCAGTCCTAAATCAGGGTCCAAGTCCAGCTTTTCTACGTATGTAGAGCATGGGGTATCATCTACGAAGAATCCCAATGTTTGGTCGAATTCAATATCAGCATTGAGCTCTGTTTCCCAGCTATTTAGCCATAAACGTGTGTCCTGTGCAGAACCAGCTAGTGCACCAGCTGAACGAAAGTCAGTGTTGACCAGTTCGAAAATACTTTTACTGGAATCAGATTGTAATAATTCTTCAAGTAGCGAATCGGCTAACAGTTCATCTTCTAGGTTGTCGCCATTATCGTTCTATGACTTCCCGTCATCTTCAAGTTTAGAAGACAGCGACGAAGAGATAACCCTTTGCCCCGAGGTTCACGAAGCTGCCTCGGAATCACGAGAAATAAAAAGTATGTTGCCTCTGATCAAAGAGGAATTAAATTCGAAAATACAACTTAAGAGACTGAGTGAAGGGAAAGAAGAAATTCAGGTCGATTTCAGTCCATCTCACTTTGAG ATGACGTATTCTGAACTGAGGAAAAGGGAAAGAAAACGGGAGCAGAACAGAAAGTCTGCCGATAAGTCTCGAAATAAACAGAGACGATATGAACATACAGTTCAACAG AGATTCCATCAATCCAATTTGGAACATAGTGTACTGCAACACCACCGAGACCTACTTCTGTGTGAGAAGCAGAACCTGTCCTCAAGACTCCTCTCTCACCTACAGGACGAGTGTACGTCTGCCACTCGGGACGACGATTTGAAGAGGGCCATCAAACTGACAGTCCGACcgctgttaaacaaaatagcaacgacaacaacaacaacaaaataa